Proteins encoded in a region of the Paenibacillus pedocola genome:
- the nifB gene encoding nitrogenase cofactor biosynthesis protein NifB yields the protein MMQPSSCLSKEAEEEISRHPCYSEEAHRFYARMHIPVAPACNIQCNYCNRKFDCVNESRPGVVSEVLSPEQAERKVKGVAAQLMQLSVVGVAGPGDPLANPEQTFDTFARVKRHVPDVSLCLSTNGLTLYRHVDEIVELGIRHVTITINAIDPDIGREIYPWVFDEGVRYEGREAAELLISRQLAGLEMLAKLGILVKVNSIMIPGVNDHHLPAVSKRVKELGATLHNVTPLIIAPGSQYEMDGRKAPRPKELHNLQELLGRDGMKVMRHCRQCRADAIGLLGQDRNQDFPLEAMEADPVINQEARAQFQSDLDSKIRERVSAKQARAKGRWEETPRTRVAVATRGGDKVNQHFGHATEFLIYDTDGADVRLVGVRKIQAYCHGKADCNGDKAATLQEIITILNDCRILLCSGIGDGPRASLNKIGVLPLVRKGGIQEAILESVKYSSYFENINISKG from the coding sequence ATGATGCAGCCGTCGTCGTGTCTATCAAAGGAAGCTGAGGAGGAGATCAGCCGGCACCCTTGCTACAGCGAGGAAGCCCACCGGTTCTATGCCAGGATGCACATCCCGGTTGCTCCCGCCTGTAACATCCAGTGCAATTACTGCAACCGCAAATTCGACTGTGTCAACGAGAGCAGGCCGGGCGTGGTCAGTGAGGTGCTGTCGCCGGAGCAGGCAGAACGCAAGGTGAAAGGCGTTGCGGCGCAGCTCATGCAGCTGTCGGTGGTTGGTGTAGCCGGTCCCGGCGATCCGCTGGCGAATCCGGAGCAGACCTTCGACACCTTCGCAAGGGTGAAGCGGCATGTACCTGACGTCAGCCTATGCCTCAGCACGAATGGACTAACGCTTTACAGGCATGTGGATGAGATTGTAGAGCTTGGCATCCGTCATGTTACCATCACGATTAACGCCATTGATCCTGATATCGGCCGTGAAATTTATCCCTGGGTGTTTGATGAAGGGGTGCGGTACGAAGGAAGGGAGGCGGCGGAGCTGCTGATCAGCCGTCAGCTGGCAGGGCTTGAGATGCTGGCGAAGCTGGGGATTCTCGTCAAGGTCAACTCCATCATGATTCCGGGGGTCAACGATCATCATCTTCCTGCAGTGTCCAAAAGAGTAAAAGAGCTCGGGGCCACACTGCATAACGTAACACCGCTGATTATCGCACCGGGCAGCCAGTATGAAATGGACGGCCGCAAAGCGCCCCGTCCGAAGGAATTGCACAATCTGCAGGAGCTGCTGGGGCGTGACGGAATGAAGGTCATGCGCCACTGCCGGCAATGCCGGGCCGATGCCATCGGACTGCTGGGCCAGGACCGCAACCAGGACTTTCCGCTGGAGGCGATGGAAGCCGATCCGGTGATCAATCAGGAGGCACGCGCACAGTTCCAGAGTGATCTGGATTCCAAGATCCGCGAACGTGTCAGCGCCAAGCAGGCCAGAGCCAAAGGGCGATGGGAGGAAACACCGAGAACAAGAGTTGCAGTGGCCACCAGAGGCGGCGACAAGGTCAATCAGCATTTCGGCCATGCGACAGAGTTCCTGATTTATGATACTGACGGAGCTGATGTCAGGCTGGTCGGTGTCCGCAAGATCCAAGCTTATTGTCACGGCAAAGCGGATTGCAACGGCGACAAAGCTGCTACGCTGCAGGAAATCATAACCATTTTAAATGACTGCCGTATACTTCTCTGCTCCGGTATCGGAGACGGCCCCCGGGCCAGCCTGAACAAAATCGGTGTATTGCCGCTAGTCCGCAAAGGCGGGATACAGGAAGCCATTCTCGAAAGCGTGAAGTACAGCTCATATTTTGAAAATATAAACATTTCGAAGGGATGA